In one window of Bombus vancouverensis nearcticus chromosome 10, iyBomVanc1_principal, whole genome shotgun sequence DNA:
- the LOC117157873 gene encoding WD repeat-containing protein 48 — MAAHKTGGQSGRKKVQVSMVIRDEMEKKHRAGVNSLQYDPALHRLYSAGRDSIIRIWNCKNMKDPYIQSMEHHTDWVNDIVLCCGGKNLISASSDTTVKVWNAHKGFCMSTLRTHKDYVKALAYAKDKEQVASAGLDKLIFLWDVNTLTALTASNNTVTTSSLSGNKDSIYSLAMNQIGTIIVSGSTEKVLRVWDPRNCTKLMKLRGHMDNIKALVLNRDGTQCLSASSDGTIKLWSLGQQRCIQTFRVHKEGVWALLATDTFSHVISGGRDRRVVMTELSCYPERYTVICEEKAPVLKMVMTPDQSSIWVATSESTINNWSISQKDWQELGIEDYCDSASAVTQNVRNTEPAQKILGGSAIRHCHVLNDRRHVLTKDTEENVALYDVLKARKVEDLGKVDFEQEIKKRNKMVYVPNWFSVDLKTGMLTIHLGQDENDCFSAWVSAKETGLAENDAVDQKVNYGNLLLQALLEHWWRPLHVDDENEGNSNDGNSSIHTRGGNLYFSVPTHTPVIFSEVGGRPLYRLLVRDAAGEMEGVLLNETVPAWVVNIVVDKNLPQFIKISFYLLPHATSGVKSLKRDRLIANDFIQIRKIAEHVCDRVLGAGSDSGSVSGIGNTVSGGSPPGDRTNTDSNADSSSLIEEKVELLCNDQVLDPSMDLRTVRHFIWKSSADLIIHYRPVK, encoded by the exons ATGGCAGCTCATAAGACAGGCGGGCAAAGTGGTCGAAAGAAAGTGCAG GTATCCATGGTTATAAGAGATGAAATGGAAAAGAAACATAGAGCTGGAGTCAATTCATTACAATATGATCCAGCTTTGCATAGGCTTTACTCCGCAGGTAGAGATAGTATTATAAGGATATGGAATTgcaaaaatatgaaagatccatATATTCAGTCAATGGAGCATCACACGGACTGGGTCAATGATATAGTATTGTGCTGTGGTggcaaaaatt TAATATCAGCCAGTTCTGATACAACAGTAAAAGTATGGAATGCACACAAAGGTTTCTGCATGTCTACGTTAAGGACACATAAAGATTATGTAAAGGCTCTAGCATATGCAAAAGATAAAGAACAAGTTGCTAGTGCTGGTTTAGATAAATTAATCTTTTTATGGGATGTCAATACGTTAACTGCCCTCACAGCAAGCAACAATACAGTAACAA CATCATCTCTTAGTGGAAATAAAGACTCTATATATAGTCTTGCCATGAATCAGATTGGAACAATTATAGTGAGTGGTAGTACAGAAAAAGTTTTAAGAGTATGGGATCCAAGAAATTGTACTAAGTTAATGAAACTTCGTGGTCATATGGATAATATTAAAGCCTTAGTATTAAATAGAGATGGCACTCAGTGTTTGTCAGCCAGTTCTGATGGAACAATTAAACTTTGGTCACTGGGGCAACAAAGATGTATCCAAACCTTTAGAGTACATAAAGAAGGTGTTTGGGCATTATTg GCAACAGATACCTTTAGTCATGTAATATCAGGAGGTAGAGACAGAAGAGTTGTAATGACTGAATTATCATGTTATCCTGAAAGGTATACAGTTATTTGTGAAGAAAAAGCACCTGTACTAAAAATGGTTATGACACCTGATCAATCCAGCATTTGGGTAGCAACTAGTGAATCTACTATAAATAATTGG TCTATAAGTCAAAAGGATTGGCAAGAATTAGGAATTGAAGACTATTGTGATTCCGCTAGTGCGGTAACGCAGAATGTAAGAAATACAGAGCCTGCGCAAAAAATATTGGGTGGCTCGGCAATACGGCATTGTCACGTCTTAAATGATCGAAGACATGTTTTAACGAAAGATacggaagaaaatgtagctttATACGATGTATTAAAAGCGCGTAAAGTTGAAGATTTAGGAAAAGTAGATTTTGAacaggaaataaaaaaaagaaataaaatggtGTATGTTCCAAACTGGTTTAGTGTAGATCTGAAAACTGGG atgtTGACCATCCATTTAGGTCAAGATGAAAATGACTGTTTTTCTGCATGGGTTTCTGCAAAAGAAACTGGTCTTGCAGAAAATGATGCCGTAGATCAAAAag TGAATTATGGAAATCTTTTGCTACAAGCTTTATTGGAACATTGGTGGAGGCCACTACATGTTGATGATGAAAATGAAGGCAATAGTAATGACGGTAATAGCTCTATTCATACTAGAGgaggaaatttatatttctcaGTACCAACCCATACACCTGTTATATTCAG TGAAGTAGGAGGCAGACCTTTGTATAGATTATTAGTTAGAGATGCTGCAGGAGAAATGGAAGGAGTGCTATTAAATGAAACTGTTCCGGCATGGGTAGTTAATATTGTTGTGGATAAAAATCTCCCACAGTtcattaaaatatcattttatctTCTTCCACATGCAACATCTGGTGTAAAAAGTTTAAAAAG ggATCGCTTAATTGCAAAcgattttatacaaattcgtaAGATAGCAGAACATGTTTGCGATAGAGTACTTGGTGCTGGAAGTGACTCGGGATCGGTATCAGGTATTGGAAATACAGTTTCTGGAGGATCTCCACCTGGAGACAGGACAAATACAGATTCAAACGCTGATAGTTCTTCACTGATCGAGGAAAAAGTAGAATTGTTATGTAACGATCAAGTTTTAGATCCTTCTATGGATTTAAGAACT GTCAGACATTTCATTTGGAAAAGTTCAGCAGACTTAATAATTCATTATCGGCCAGTAAAATAG
- the SF1 gene encoding splicing factor 1, with amino-acid sequence MNQSRNFTSLLNPSYLQNAQQNAATANAAAAAAAAAAAVSAAIANGTQLNSNSNSTTNNTRKREAESDGKQEKETKEERRKRRKTRWSGSEHDKTFIPGMPTVLPTNLTPEQEKAYLFQLQIEEISRKLRTGDLGIPLNPEERSPSPEPIYSSDGKRLNTREYRTRRKLEEERHNLIQKILKINPEFKPPPDYKPPIIRVHDKVMIPQEEHPDINFVGLLIGPRGNTLKSMEKETGAKIIIRGKGSVKEGKVGRKDGQPLPGEDEPLHAYITANNLDAVKKAVERIHEIIRQGVEVPEGQNDLRRNQLRELALLNGTLRENDGPRCTNCGASDHKSWLCPDKPNVTNNIVCSSCGGAGHIARDCRSKRPGQGGPAAAGMGGMGPGGDKAKIDEEYMSLMAELGEGPPPDRSKTGQPRQPNPNPNYPGLFDRQQAPRALMAAPAHPPPQMMQGGPMMPPPGMAPPPWSQGEVNNMNGMNMQWQPPVSMPPPPGVMQPPPPPPGSTSQPNIPPLMPWMAGNNQPPPPGQMPPTQIPPPGMGIPPWQQGQQGPMRPPPPGTAPPPGFPGWQPQQMGGWPPAAPVPPPPQQQTPAPPGIDLNTLPTLLAQPPPPPPPTS; translated from the exons ATGAATCAGTCACGAAATTTCACATCGTTATTGAATCCAAGTTATTTGCAAAACGCCCAACAAAATGCTGCGACTGCGAACGCGGCTGCTGCTGCGGCTGCAGCAGCTGCCGCGGTGAGTGCCGCGATTGCTAATGGAACGCAGTTGAACTCCAATTCCAATTCCACGACAAATAACACGAGAAAACGTGAAGCAGAAA GTGATGGTAAACAGGAAAAAGAGACGAAAGAGGAACGTAGGAAGAGGAGGAAAACTAGATGGAGCGGTAGTGAACATGACAAAACTTTTATACCAGGCATGCCCACGGTTCTACCAACAAACCTGACTCCTGAACAGGAGAAGGCTTACCTCT TTCAGCTGCAGATTGAGGAAATCAGCAGGAAGCTACGCACTGGAGACCTTGGAATTCCACTTAACCCAGAGGAAAG atCTCCTTCTCCAGAACCCATATATAGTAGTGATGGTAAACGGTTGAATACAAGAGAATATCGTACTAGACGTAAATTGGAGGAGGAACGTCACAATCTTATTCAGAAGATTCTCAAAATTAATCCAGAATTTAAACCACCACCAGATTATaa acCACCAATAATACGAGTGCATGATAAAGTAATGATTCCTCAAGAGGAACATCCAGATATTAACTTTGTTGGCCTTTTGATTGGACCACGTGGAAATACATTGAAAT CAATGGAGAAGGAAACTGGAGCAAAGATAATAATTCGTGGTAAAGGTTCTgtaaaagaaggaaaagttGGAAGGAAAGATGGACAGCCTTTACCTGGTGAAGATGAACCATTGCATGCATATATTACTGCTAATAATTTAGATGCTGTAAAGAAGGCTGTTGAAAGA ATTCATGAAATTATACGTCAAGGTGTGGAAGTACCTGAGGGGCAAAATGATTTACGACGTAATCAACTTAGAGAATTGGCTTTATTGAATGGAACATTGCGTGAAAATGATGGACCACGTTGTACTAATTGTGGTGCATCTGATCATAAATCATGGCTG TGTCCAGATAAACCCAACGTAACAAATAATATAGTATGTTCGAGTTGTGGTGGAGCAGGTCATATTGCACGTGATTGTAGATCTAAGAGACCCGGTCAGGGTGGACCAGCTGCTGCGGGTATGGGTGGAATGGGACCAGGTGGAGATAAAGCTAAAATAGACGAGGAATATATGTCTCTTATGGCAGAATTGGGTGAAGGTCCACCACCTGATCGATCTAAAACCGGACAGCCTCGTCAACCAAATCCAAATCCCAATTATCCTGGTCTCTTTGATAG ACAACAAGCACCTCGTGCTTTAATGGCTGCACCAGCACATCCACCGCCACAAATGATGCAAGGTGGTCCAATGATGCCTCCACCAGGAATGGCTCCGCCACCTTGGAGTCAAGGAGAAGTGAATAATATGAATGGTATGAACATGCAATGGCAACCTCCTGTTAGTATGCCTCCGCCACCTGGTGTGATGCAACCACCTCCACCACCGCCTGGTTCTACATCTCAACCAAATATCCCACCATTGATGCCTTGGATGGCTGGAAACAATCAACCACCGCCACCAGGGCAAATGCCACCGACACAAATTCCACCACCTGGAATGGGTATACCACCATGGCAGCAAGGACAACAGGGGCCAATGCGTCCACCTCCACCTGGAACTGCTCCCCCTCCAGGTTTTCCAGGATGGCAACCGCAACAGATGGGTGGATGGCCACCAGCAGCTCCAGTTCCTCCTCCACCTCAACAACAAACACCAGCTCCCCCTGGCATTGATCTCAACACTTTACCTACGTTATTGGCACAACCACCTCCGCCACCTCCACCAACTAGTTAG
- the LOC117157790 gene encoding uncharacterized protein LOC117157790 — MLEKIANSWTIGLYSLVENSRFTPKVSNLWDKESFTVQPINDTKITRPDILLGYLIIFWIVLYFMYEKCVNSLLRRMRIPLMQRNRIIKAVWECGFCFGSICYLKSPTIKTLSLFFGEQEVTHEEMGVILHKSFYFHWAGIEILCHGAWAKGWANILFASFIMNPYQEKWCTVVSTFLFSKAIDTIIINICRILLCVSHFIGRKLPKLFFCLHCLSWIYLYVLFVPKFLWTENVEYTRAQIGLQLWFIAECLDSVWFRFLAYAKATHWLETCLFPLPTQETIELAGIQKRHRDSLKKLVNRTSKRAELWQTLFCAVAIKKKIKRIRQAKQSDSILMDNFTEERLIATEEIKEINKEQKDEIMKQYSQIENE, encoded by the exons ATGTTGGAAAAAATAGCAAACTCTTGGACGATCGGTCTGTATTCGCTTGTTGAGAATTCTCGATTTACTCCGAAGGTTTCGAATTTATGGGATAAAGAATCATTCACCGTGCAGCCTATAAATGACACGAAGATAACAAGACCCGACATATTGCTcggatatttaattatattttggattgttttatattttatgtatgagAAGTGCGTTAAT TCGCTACTTCGACGTATGCGCATTCCATTGATGCAAAGAAATAGAATAATCAAAGCTGTATGGGAATGTGGATTTTGCTTTGGCAGCATTTGTTATCTAAAATCACCCACTATTAAAACGTTAAGCCTCTTCTTTGGAGAGCAGGAGGTGACACACGAGGAAATGGGTGTCATTCTACATAAAAGCTTTTACTTTCATTGGGCAGGAATAGAAATCTTATGCCATGGAGCTTGGGCGAAAGGCTGGGCCAATATTTTATTTGCGTCTTTCATCATGAACCCATACCAAGAAAA ATGGTGTACAGTGGTGAgcacttttctattttctaagGCAATTGatacaattataataaatatttgccGAATCTTATTATGTGTATCTCACTTTATTGGAAGAAAGTTACCCAAATTATTCTTCTGCCTTCATTGTCTTAGTTG gatatacttatatgtactatTTGTACCAAAATTTTTATGGACAGAAAATGTGGAATACACAAGAGCACAGATAGGTTTACAGCTGTGGTTCATAGCAGAGTGTTTAGATTCT gtGTGGTTTAGATTTTTAGCATATGCAAAAGCTACACACTGGCTAGAAACATGCTTATTTCCTTTGCCAACGCAAGAAACAATTGAACTGGCAGGGATACAAAAGCGACATAGAGATTCCTTAAAAAAATTAGTGAACAGAACATCAAAAAGGGCAGAACTTTGGCAAACCCTGTTCT gtGCTGTAGCTATTAAGAAAAAAATCAAAAGAATTAGGCAAGCAAAGCAAAGTGATTCCAtattaatggataattttacaGAAGAGAGATTAATTGCAACagaggaaataaaagaaataaataaagagCAGAAAGATGAGATTATGAAACAATATAGTCAAATTGAAAATGAGTAA